In the Solanum pennellii chromosome 5, SPENNV200 genome, one interval contains:
- the LOC114077177 gene encoding uncharacterized protein LOC114077177: MSARNRHSNSLHQSPYPNTYGFDDNMNKGASSKSVVTWVYPFGSFNMDDDCFKEMGEFRKWMNDGRKPRNKDRRIYVALFAKKFIYDSNMVDNECDVNTHRIKFGSLLWKYGKMKLDKHITSESESSGKMKIMNRVKHTDMFMVPEPWNQSLIQVFRFDLLFHSRSG; this comes from the exons ATGTCAGCACGAAATAGGCATTCTAATTCATTACATCAATCTCCATATCCGAATACTTATGGTTttgatgataatatgaataaaggAGCCTCTTCCAAGAGTGTTGTAACGTGGGTTTATCCTTTCGGAAGTTTTAATATGGACGATGATTGTTTCAAGGAAATGGGTGAATTTAGAAAATGGATGAATGATGGTCGCAAACCACGCAACAA GGATCGTAGAATCTATGTTGCATTGTTtgcaaaaaaattcatatatgacAGTAATATGGTTGACAATGAATGTGATGTGAATACACATCGCATAAAGTTTGGCTCGTTGTTGTGGAAGTATGGCAAGATGAAACTGGACAAACATATTACTAGTGAATCTGAATCGTcgggaaaaatgaaaataatgaatcgTGTGAAGC ATACAGATATGTTCATGGTACCAGAGCCTTGGAATCAAAGTTTGATTCAAGTTTTTCGTTTCGATCTTCTCTTCCACAGCCGATCTGGTTAA